The Candidatus Ozemobacteraceae bacterium sequence GTTCCTGCGATGAAACGACCGGGATGCCGTCGTCATCGAGCCCGTTGAGACACCGGAGGTAAACCGAAAGTCTCCTGATCGTGGCCTGCGGCGGCTGAATCTGGCTTTTTTCCACGCGGAGTTGCTCCTGGACAAGCGGCGATGCAACTTTCTACCACAACGGGCCCCGCGAGAGCAACAACGCATTTTTGTCCGTCGAACCCGTGGTGTTATACTATTTCACCAATAGCAGGAGGGAACATATGTCCCCTGAAATCAAGAGAGCCGAAAAAAAGTTCACCTACGGCGATTATTGCACCTGGCCCGACGACGAACGCTGGGAATTGATCGACGGCGTCGCGTTCGATATGACACCTGCTCCGTCCCGGCAACATTCGCTCGTTCAAGGGGCTCTCCAGGACATTCTCCGGCCATTTTTCCGGGGAAAACCTTGCGAGGTGCACAACGCCCCCTTCGACGTACGGCTGCCGAAAGGCCAGGAGGCCGACGAACTGGTGGACACCGTCGTTCAGCCCGACCTGCTCGTCGTCTGCGACGAGAAGAAACTCGATGACAAAGGATGCCGGGGCGCACCCGATCTCGTCATCGAGATTCTATCGCCCTCCACCTCGTCACGAGACCACATCACGAAAAAATATCTCTACGAGAAGCATGGCGTGAAAGAGTTCTGGATCGTCTCGCCAGCCGACCGCCGAATCATCGTCTATGTCCTGGAATCAGCCGGGCGCTTCGGGGAAGCGGTCATATATAGCGATATTGATATCATGAAATGCAGCCTGTTTCCCGGCCTCGAAGTAGATCTGGGGTATGTTTTCTCATCTATTCCCCGGACCGTTCGGGAGTCTCCAAGAAAATATCTCGCCTGATATATGCTTTTGCCGCCCGTCTTGATGCAAGCGGTGACGTCTACTCCAGCGAGGCTGGGAACGTGAAGCCGCGCAGGAAATCCGCGGCCGGCATCATCGATTTCCCGGGGCGCTGAAGCTTCAGCAACAGCAGAGAGCTGCCCTCGCCGCAGGCCACGCGGACGCCGTGCGCATCGGCCCGGATGACCGTGCCGGGAGCGGCCGTGACTGACTCGTCCACCGCGGCCGCCCCGACCTTGAGCCGTTCGCCGTTCGCTTCGAACCACGCGCCTGGGCAGGGCGTCATCGCCCGGATGAGATTGAAAAGCTCTGTCGCTGGTCTGTTCCAGAGAAGATGAGCCGTGTCGCTCGAGATTTTCTGCGTATAGGAGGCGAGCGCGTGATTCTGGGGCTCGGGGCGTATCTCGCCGCGTGAGAAGCCGAGAAGCGTGCGCACCACGAGTGGGGCTCCCAGCTCGCTCAGACGGTCGTGCAGGCTCGAAAGCGTGTCGGCAGGCGCGATGGGCGTCGTTTCCGTCGCGAGAATGTCGCCTTCATCCATTTTTTCGTTCATCAGCATCACGGTGTTCCCTGTGACGGAGTCGCCCGCAATCAGCGCTGCATGAATGGGGGAGGGGCCACGGTATTTCGGCAGGAGCGAGGCGTGCAGGTTGACCGCCGCCAGCCGGGGGATGTCGAGCACTTCCTGCGGGAGGATGAGCCCGTAGGCGACAACGACGAGAAAATCGGGCTTCTCTGCACGCAGTTCGGCGACCGCTGACGGATCTTTGCGGAAGGATGCTGGCTGCCAAACGGGGAGCCCGAGCGCCTCTGCTGCCTGTTTGATGGGAGTCGCCGTCTCCTTGTGCCCTCGGCCCTTGGGCCGGTCGGGCATGCAATACACCGCCGTGACCTGGAACGCGGGTGATGCAGCAAGGGCCTTGAGGACAGGCACCGCAAAGGCGGGGCAGCCCATGAAGACCACCCGCAGGGGGGAGGACCCGGCTGATTCGGGCATGTTCCGTTTTCAGGCGACGGCTTCGTCGTCGCCGTCGTCGTCCCGTTCGTCGTCTTCGTATTCGATCGTGCCGCCGGCTTCGATGATCGAAAGCTCCTGCCTGATCTGCAGTCTCCGGGCCTTCGAGATGCGGTCGACAAATACGACGCCGTCGAGATGATCAAGCTCGTGCTGGAAGGCACGGGCCATCAGGCCGTCGGCCTGGATTTCGAACAGCTTGCCGTCGAGATCGGTCGCACGGCCGACGATCTTCTTCGCCCGCGTGACGTTCTCACGCAGTCCCGGCAGGGAAAGGCACCCTTCCTCGCAGGTTTCCTTGCCGGACTGGCTGATGATCTCGGGATTGATGAACACCATGGGATTGTCGCCGGTGTCGATCACGAACAGCCGTCTGTTGATGCCTACCTGCGGGGCTGCGAGACCGACGCCGTTGTTCTTGTACATCGTCTCGAACATATCCTTGGCCAGCGTGCGAAGTTCATCGTCGATGGCCTGAATGGGTTCTGAGAGCTCGCGCAGCGGCTCTTCACCCAGGTGAAGTATGCGTCTGATCATGGAATGTCTCCTTCGGCGGACAGGGTTCCAATCGCTTGGAACGAAATGCGTGAATTTCCCGACAGTATATCAGAATCCTTCCCGCATTCCTACCACTGAAATGCTGCCGCAAGCGCCTCTTGGGTTTGTTCCGCAGGCGCGCGCTGCCGTACGCGCGCTAAAGGACGAAATATGGATCTATATCAACAGATATTTTTACCCCGGAAACGGCAGCCGCCTTCAGCGACGCCCGCAGGGCCGTCGCCAGCGCACCCCGGTCCGGGTTCCGCGCGAGGAGTTGGAAGCGGAACTGGTTGTTGATTCGCTCGATCGGTGCCGGCGCCGGCCCCAGGATGTTCCCGCCCGCGAAGCCGGGATTCCCGGAGAGGGCATCGGCGAGCTTCTGCGCCGCCTCTTTCGCCTTGTCGGCCTGCTCGCTGGTGAACAGGAGCGAGGCGAGCGCGAGGAACGGCGGAAACCCTGCCGCGCGCCGGTGTTCCGACTCTTCGGCGAAAAAGCCGTGGTAATCCTCGGTGAGGGCATGCCTGATCGAATGGTGATCGGGAAAATACGTCTGAAGAACGACGCGCCCCGCAACATCGCCGCGCCCGGCTCTGCCTGCAACCTGTGCCAGCAGCGAAAAATTCCGTTCCGACGAGCGGAAATCCGGAATCCGCAGCAGGCTGTCCGCGGCGAGAATGCCGACGAGCGTGACGTCGGGAAAGTCGAGGCCCTTGGCGACCATCTGTGTGCCGATCAGGATGTCAACCTCGTGACGGCCGAACCGTTCGAGAATCTGCTCGAGCGAGCCCCGGGTGCCCGTCGTGTCCGAGTCCATGCGTGCGATGCGGGCGCCGGGAAAATACCGGCGTGCCTCTGATTCGACGCGCTGCGTGCCGGCCCCGAAATACCGGATCGCCTCGCTGCCGCACGACGGGCAGACGGTCGGCAGGGGCTTGGCCTCGCCGCAGTAATGGCATCGCAGGATGCGACTGCCCTCGTGATACACGAGAGACACCTGGCAGCGCGAGCACTCGATGACCTTGCCGCAAGCCCGGCACAGCACGAAACTGCTGTGCCCGCGGCGGTTGAGATAGAGGATGGCCTGCTTGCCGGCGCCGAGGGTCGATCTGAGGGCGTTCGCGAGCGTTTCCGAGAACATGCTCCGGTTCTTTTTGGCGACGAGCTCCTGCCGCATGTCGACGAGATCGACCTGCGGCGGCGTGCGGTCGGTGACCCGCCGCGTCATTTCGACGAGACGGTACCGGCCGTCCCTGGCCCGCTGAAACGCGTCCATCGTCGGAGTGGCCGATCCCATCACGAGCTGTGCGTGCTCGAGTTCGCATCGCTTCGCGGCCGCCTCGCGGGCATGGTAGCGGGGGGATTCCCCCTGCTTGAATGTGGGTTCCCCCTCCTCGTCGATGATGATCGAGCCGAGGTTCGGAACCGGTGCGAAGACGGCCGACCGGGCGCCGACGACGACGGGAGCCGCGCCCGAGCGGATCAGTTCCCACTGGTCGAACCGCTCCCCGTCGGACAGTCGGCTGTGCAGGATGGCGACGCGCTCGCCGAAACGGTCGCGGAAACGTTTGACCATCTGGGGGGTCAGGGAAATTTCTGGGACGAGCACGATGACGCCGCGTCCCGCTTCCAGGAGCTCGGCCACCCAGCGGAGATAGACTTCGGTCTTTCCCGAGCAGGTGACGCCGCGAACGAGCACCGGCCGACGGTCTCCGGCTGCCGCCGCCCGGATCTCGGAAAGCACGGCCGTCTGTTCGGCCGTCAGTTCGGGAAGCGGAGGCGTGGCGGTGCGGTAATACGCGTCGCGCGCCACCTCGCGCCAGAACCGCTCTTCACGGATCGTCAGCATGCCTTTCTTCACGAGTTGCTGCACGGGCGCGTTGCTGACGTCGGCTTCCCGGCACAGCCTCGGGATGGACAGGGGCGTATTGATGCGGAGGAGCGCCTCGATTACCTGGCGCTCCTTCGGCGTCAGGGACTCGAGTTCGATGGCCCGGTCCTGCGGAATCGCAACGAGCCTGACGACGCGAGGTCCTGCCGCTTCCTGCTTCTCGAAGCCGACGACGACCATCCCTTCCGCCGACCACGTGGCCAGTCGGGCGGAAACCTGGGGAAAGCGCGCCAGCCACGATTTATAGGCGGCCTCGCCCTTGCCGCGCAGCCAGGCGACCGGGGCGGGAAGGGCTTCCATGGAGCCGGCCAGCGCCGCCGGGCCGGGCCGGGCGATCCGTGTCATCTTCTGTTTCACCCCCGCCGGAAGCATCGCGTGAAAGGCCTCGCCGGGCGTGCAGAGACAGGACTCCGCCATCCAGAGGGCGAGGCAGACGAGGGCATCGGAGAGAAGAGGGATCGGATCGAGGACTTCGGTCACCGGGAGGGTGCGGAAGTCGGGTTTTATATCGGTGACTCTAATAATATACCCAATAATTCTCTGGGACTGGACGGGCGCGACGACCCTGCAGCCGACGGCCGGGAATGCGTCTGGCGACGCGTCGAGATGATAGGTGAGAACACCGCCTTCAAACGGGATCGCGACCGGGAAAGAGACTTCGATGTAGCGCCGGACGATGCCGGTGTTCATGCCGCTGCGGACCGCTCAGCCGGCCGGCTGGGAACGTCTGTCGGCCAGGAGTTCGGCCAACCGCAGAAACGCAGGCTGGGCGGTGACGTCGGGAAGGAGCCGATCGCCCGAGCCGTCGGTGACGATCAGGTGCCCGAGCGGTTGTCGCCGGACGACGAGCGTTCCGGTGGCGGCAAGCGTTTTGACGGCAGTCTCTGGGGCGTCGGGATGGACGAACCTGACGTGAAACGCTCCGGGAGGGGCAGGGGGGACCGTTTCCGATGCTGTCGGATCGAGGGTCACGCTCAGGGCCGAGCTTCGTCCCTTTTTCGCAGGAAGCGGGAATGGGCCCTCGTATGTTTCGATATGGAGCATGGGTGCTTTTTCCGAAGTCGGAAAGCCGAGCCTGCGGAGCTGACGCCTCAATTCGGCGAGCCACGCCGGGGCATCGCCGGCAAGCGTGGCGAGAGGAGCCGGAACGGTTCGCGTGACGGCCACGGGGAATGCCGCAAGAGACTCGCGCCTGGAAAGAAGCAAGACCACGTCGGAGAGAAGCCGTTCGAATGTTTTCCGCCACATGCCGGGATGCTGGGGCAGTTCGACGAGGGTATGCCCGAGCGCGGCGCACTCGCGCGCAATCGGTTCGCCCGATTCTGGAAGCGTCTCGTGAAGGAGGAACAGGGCCCCCCCGCGGCGGAGCATCAAGTCGATCGCAGGGGTGCGCGCAACGCCTCGCGTGAGATCGGAGAGGGTTGCCGGTGGAAGCCCGATGGCGACAGTCGCGGCAAAAACGTCGGTGCGTTCGGCCCAGGCGGGATGCGGTTCGTGAAAAAGAACCGGGGCTCCACTCAGGGCGCGCAGGGCCTCAGGAGCGGCCCACCCCTCGGCTTCGGGAGCAAGGGCAATGCGGATTTCGAACCCGCCCTGTTGAAAATGCCAGACGAGATCGGGCGCGAAGCCCGCGGCGAGCCCGCGACCGACGACGATCAGCAGGCGCGCCGCGGCAGGCTTACTTTTCGACCTCAATCTCGAGGGCTCCGGAGGCGATCTCTTCCATCGCGACCTTCACGTAGTTCTCGTCGCCGGTGTCGATCAGCCGCTTGCGGCCTTCGACCAGCATCTTGACGCGCTGGGAAATGGCCATGACGGCGTCATACTTGTTCGGGATGCGATCGGTGATTTCGGTGCGTGAGCGGAACTTCAGAGCCATTTATTCGACCTCCGGTGTGTGGTTGATCTCTTCGGTAGCCTCTTCCTCGCTGTGGTCCGCGATCTTGCGGCCAAGCAGGCGGAGCGCTGCGGTTTCGGGGTTGATCGCCGAAAGAATGACGTGATCGGAATCGGTGACGACGATGGCGCGGGTTTTCCGGCCGTAGGTCGCGTCGATCAGCTTGCCCCGCTCCTTGGCGTCTTCCTTGAGGCGCTTGATCGGAGCCGAGCCGGGGCTGACGATAGCAACGATGCGGCCGGCGACGACGACGTTGCCGAACCCCACGTTGAGAAGACGGACCTTCATACGATGCTCCTCACACTCTCACTCGATGTTCTGGGCCTGCTCGCGAATCTTCTCGATCTCGCACTTGATGTCGAGAACCTGCTGGATGACGAGTATATCGCCAACTTTACTGCCTGTCGTATTCGCCTCGCGGTTGAGCTCCTGAAGCAGGAAATCGAGGCGGCGGCCGATGGGTTCAGAGCTGTTCATGATGGTGCCGAGTTCTTTCAGGTGGCTTGCGAGCCGGGTCAGCTCCTCGCTGATGTCGGAGCGGTCTGTCCAGATGGCGATCTCGGAGGCGAGCCGCGAATCCT is a genomic window containing:
- a CDS encoding Uma2 family endonuclease, translated to MSPEIKRAEKKFTYGDYCTWPDDERWELIDGVAFDMTPAPSRQHSLVQGALQDILRPFFRGKPCEVHNAPFDVRLPKGQEADELVDTVVQPDLLVVCDEKKLDDKGCRGAPDLVIEILSPSTSSRDHITKKYLYEKHGVKEFWIVSPADRRIIVYVLESAGRFGEAVIYSDIDIMKCSLFPGLEVDLGYVFSSIPRTVRESPRKYLA
- the fmt gene encoding methionyl-tRNA formyltransferase; translation: MPESAGSSPLRVVFMGCPAFAVPVLKALAASPAFQVTAVYCMPDRPKGRGHKETATPIKQAAEALGLPVWQPASFRKDPSAVAELRAEKPDFLVVVAYGLILPQEVLDIPRLAAVNLHASLLPKYRGPSPIHAALIAGDSVTGNTVMLMNEKMDEGDILATETTPIAPADTLSSLHDRLSELGAPLVVRTLLGFSRGEIRPEPQNHALASYTQKISSDTAHLLWNRPATELFNLIRAMTPCPGAWFEANGERLKVGAAAVDESVTAAPGTVIRADAHGVRVACGEGSSLLLLKLQRPGKSMMPAADFLRGFTFPASLE
- the def gene encoding peptide deformylase; translated protein: MIRRILHLGEEPLRELSEPIQAIDDELRTLAKDMFETMYKNNGVGLAAPQVGINRRLFVIDTGDNPMVFINPEIISQSGKETCEEGCLSLPGLRENVTRAKKIVGRATDLDGKLFEIQADGLMARAFQHELDHLDGVVFVDRISKARRLQIRQELSIIEAGGTIEYEDDERDDDGDDEAVA
- the priA gene encoding primosomal protein N', coding for MNTGIVRRYIEVSFPVAIPFEGGVLTYHLDASPDAFPAVGCRVVAPVQSQRIIGYIIRVTDIKPDFRTLPVTEVLDPIPLLSDALVCLALWMAESCLCTPGEAFHAMLPAGVKQKMTRIARPGPAALAGSMEALPAPVAWLRGKGEAAYKSWLARFPQVSARLATWSAEGMVVVGFEKQEAAGPRVVRLVAIPQDRAIELESLTPKERQVIEALLRINTPLSIPRLCREADVSNAPVQQLVKKGMLTIREERFWREVARDAYYRTATPPLPELTAEQTAVLSEIRAAAAGDRRPVLVRGVTCSGKTEVYLRWVAELLEAGRGVIVLVPEISLTPQMVKRFRDRFGERVAILHSRLSDGERFDQWELIRSGAAPVVVGARSAVFAPVPNLGSIIIDEEGEPTFKQGESPRYHAREAAAKRCELEHAQLVMGSATPTMDAFQRARDGRYRLVEMTRRVTDRTPPQVDLVDMRQELVAKKNRSMFSETLANALRSTLGAGKQAILYLNRRGHSSFVLCRACGKVIECSRCQVSLVYHEGSRILRCHYCGEAKPLPTVCPSCGSEAIRYFGAGTQRVESEARRYFPGARIARMDSDTTGTRGSLEQILERFGRHEVDILIGTQMVAKGLDFPDVTLVGILAADSLLRIPDFRSSERNFSLLAQVAGRAGRGDVAGRVVLQTYFPDHHSIRHALTEDYHGFFAEESEHRRAAGFPPFLALASLLFTSEQADKAKEAAQKLADALSGNPGFAGGNILGPAPAPIERINNQFRFQLLARNPDRGALATALRASLKAAAVSGVKISVDIDPYFVL
- a CDS encoding DNA-directed RNA polymerase subunit omega — translated: MALKFRSRTEITDRIPNKYDAVMAISQRVKMLVEGRKRLIDTGDENYVKVAMEEIASGALEIEVEK
- a CDS encoding DUF370 domain-containing protein, whose amino-acid sequence is MKVRLLNVGFGNVVVAGRIVAIVSPGSAPIKRLKEDAKERGKLIDATYGRKTRAIVVTDSDHVILSAINPETAALRLLGRKIADHSEEEATEEINHTPEVE